Below is a genomic region from Littorina saxatilis isolate snail1 unplaced genomic scaffold, US_GU_Lsax_2.0 scaffold_1206, whole genome shotgun sequence.
cctccagggtcagctccagcgtctcgcctcctgggtcagcgcCTGCGTCCctgctcctgggtcagctccagcgtctctcctccagggtcagctccagtgtctcggctcctaaatcagctcctgagtctcgcctccttggtcagctcctgagtctcgCGCGCCTCCTAGATCAGCTCCTGAGTCtcacctcctgggtcagctcctgagtctcaGCTCCTGGGTCACCTCCTGCGTCTCAGCTCCTGGGTCACCTCCTGCCTATCAGCTCCTGGGTCTCAGCTCCTGTGCTTAACCCAAGAGCTGAGAATGAAGCTTACCGAGAAGCTGAAAAAAGGAGCTAAGACGCAGAAACTACTGCACAGATGTAGACTCGCCGGAACAGACACACCAGAGCAAACACACCAAAGCAGACACCCTCCGAAATGTCTGCTCAAGTGTGCCTACTCATGTGTGCCTGCTCCGTTAAACCTGCTTCTGTGTGTCAGCTCCTGCGTTTCAGCCCCTTTCTcagctcctgggtcagctcctttcTCAACTCCAAGGTAAGCTCCTGCATCTcagctcctgggtcagctcctgcgtctctgctcctgggtcagctcctgtgtctcagctcctgggtcagctccagcaTCCcagctcctgggtcagctcctgcgtCTCAGcccctgggtcagctccagtgtcccGCCTCCTGGGCCAGCTCCAGTGTCtggcctcctgggtcagctccagcgtctcgcctcctgggtcagctccagcgtctcgcctcctgggtcagcttcagtgtctcgcctcctgggtcagctcctgagtcacgcctcctttgtcagctccagtgtctcgcctcctgggtcagctccagtgtctcgcctcctgggtcagctccagtgtctcgccttctgggtcagctcctgagtctcgcctcctgggtcagctccagtgtctcgcctcctgggtcagctctagtgtctcgcctcctgggtcagctctagtgtctcgcctcctgcgtcagctcctgagtctcgcctcctgggtcagctccagtgtctcgcctcctgggtcagctccagtgtctcgcctcctgggtcagctcctgagtctcgcctcctgggtcagctccagcgtctcgcctcctgggtcagctcctgagtctcgcctcctgggtcacctccagtgtctcgcctcctgggtcaccTCCTGAGTCTCAGCTCCTGGGTCTCAGCTCCTGTGCTCGCCCAAGGGAGCTCTGGAGCTTCGAGAAGCTGATAAAAGAAGCTGAGACGCAGACTACTCCAGGTGTCTCGCCGGGTCAGCACCAGGCAGCACTCCAAGCGCACCCTCCGTATGTCTGCCCAGTGTGCCTAGCTCATGTCTGCCTGCTCCGTTAAGCCTGCTTCTGTGTGTCACTCCTGCGTTTCAGCTCCTTTCTcagctcctgggtcagctcctttcTCAACTCCTAGGTAAGCTCCTGCATCTcagctcctgggtcagctcctgcgtctctgctcctgggtcagctcctgcgtctctgctcctgggtcagctccagcgtCTCCCCTCCagtgtcacgcctcctgggtcagctccagtgtctcgcctcctgggtcagctcctgagtcacgcctcctgggtcagctccagggtctcgcctcctgggtcagctcctaagtcacgcctcctgggtcagctccagtgtctcgcctcctgggtcagctccagtgtctcgcctcctgggtcagctccagtgtctcgcctcctgggtcagctccagtgtctcgcctcctgggtcagctccagtgtctcgcctcctgggtcagctccagtgtctcgcctcctgggtcagctccagtgtctcgcctcctgggtcagctcctgagtcacgcctcctgggtcagctccagtgtctcgcctcctgggtcagctccagtgtctcgcctcctgggtcagctccagtgtctcgcctcctgggtcagctcctgagtcacgcctcctgggtcagctccagtgtctcgcctcctgggtcagctccagtgtctcgcctcctgggtcagctccagtgtctcgcctcctgggtcagctcctgagtcacgcctcctgggtcagctccaggtctcgcctcctgggtcagctccagtgtctcgcctcctgggtcagctccagtgtctcgcctcctgggtcagctccagtgtctcgcctcctgggtcagctccagtgtctctcctcctgggtcagctccagtgtctcgcctcctgggtcagctccagtgtctcgcctcctgggtcagctcctgagtctcgcctcctgggtcacctccagtgtctcgcctcctgggtcaccTCCTGCCTCTCAGCTCCTGGGTCTCAGCTCCTGTGCTTAACCCAAGAGCTGAGAATGGAGCTTACCGAGAAGCTGATAAAAGGAGCTGAGACGCAGAAACTACTACACAGGTGTAGACTCGCCGGAACAGACACACCAGAGCAAACACACCAAAGCAGACACCCTCCGTAATGTCTGCTCAAGTGTGCCTACTCATGTATGCCTGCTCCGTTAAGCCTGCTTCTGTGTGTCAGCTCCTGCGTTTCAGCTCCTTTCTcagctcctgggtcagctcctttcTCAACTCCTAGGTAAGCTCCTGCTTCTcagctcctgggtcagctcctgtgtctctgctcctgggtcagctccagggtCTCGCCTCCtaggtcagctccagtgtctcgcctccagtgtctcgcctcctgggtcagctccagtgtctcgcctcctgggtcagctccagtgtctcgcctcctgggtcagctcctaagtcacgcctcctgggtcagctccagggtctcgcctcctgggtcagctccagtgtctcgcctcctgggtcagctccagtgtctcgcctcctgggtcagctcctgagtcacgcctcctgggtcagctccagtgtctcgcctcctgggtcagctccagtgtctcgcctcctgggtcagctccagtggttcgcctcctgggtcagctcctgagtctcgcctcctgggtcagctccagtgtctcgcctcctgggtcagctccagtgtctcgcctcctgggtcagctccagtgtctcgcctcctgggtcagctccagtgtctcgcctcctgggtcagctcctgagtcacgcctcctgggtcagctccagtgtctcgcctcctgggtcagctccagtgtctcgcctcctgggtcagctccagtgtctcgcctcctgggtcagctcctgagtcacgcctcctgggtcagctccagtgtctcgcctcctgggtcagctccagtgtctcgcctcctgggtcagctccagtgtctcgcctcctgggtcagctcctgagtcacgcctcctgggtcagctccagtgtctcgcctcctgggtcagctccagtgtctcgcctcctgggtcagctccagtgtctcgcctcctgggtcagctcctgagtcacgcctcctgggtcagctccagtgtctcgcctcctgggtcagctccagtgtctcgcctcctgggtcagctccagtgtctcgcctcctgggtcagctcctgagtcacgcctcctgggtcagctccagtgtctcgcctcctgggtcagctccagtgtctcgcctcctgggtcagctccagtgtctcgcctcctgggtcagctcctgagtcacgcctcctgggtcagctccagtgtctcgcctcctgggtcagctccagtgtctcgcctcctgggtcagctccagtgtctcgcctcctgggtcagctcctgagtcacgcctcctgggtcagctccagtgtctcgcctcctgggtcagctccagtgtctcgcctcctgggtcagctccagtgtctcgcctcctgggtcagctcctgtgtctcgcctcctgggtcagctccagtgtctcgcctcctgggtcagctccagtgtctcgcctcctgggtcagctccagtgtctcgcctcctgggtcagctcctgagtcacgcctcctgggtcagctccagtgtctcgcctcctgggtcagctccagtgtctcgcctcctgggtcagctccagtgtctcgcctcctgggtcagctcctgagtcacgcctcctgggtcagctccagtgtctcgcctcctgggtcagctccagtgtctcgcctcctgggtcagctccagtgtctcgcctcctgggtcagctcctgagtcacgcctcctgggtcagctccagtgtctcgcctcctgggtcagctccagtgtctcgcctcctgggtcagctccagtgtctcgcctcctgggtcagctcctgagtcacgcctcctgggtcagctccagtgtctcgcctcctgggtcagctccagtgtctcgcctcctgggtcagctccagtgtctcgcctcctgggtcagctcctgagtcacgcctcctgggtcagctccagtgtctcgcctcctgggtcagctccagtgtctcgcctcctgggtcagctccagtgtctcgcctcctgggtcagctccagtgtctcgcctcctgggtcagctccagtgtctcgcctcctgggtcagctccagtgtcacgcctcctgggtcagctccagtgtctcgcctcctgggtcagctccagtgtctcgcctcctgggtcagctccagtgtctcgcctcctgggtcagctcctgagtcacgcctcctgggtcagctccagtgtctcgcctcctgggtcagctccagtgtctcgcctcctgggtcagctccagtgtctcgcctcctgggtcagctcctgagtcacgcctcctgggtcagctccagtgtctcgcctcctgggtcagctccagtgtctcgcctcctgggtcagctccagtgtctcgcctcctgggtcagctcctgagtcacgcctcctgggtcagctccagtgtctcgcctcctgggtcagctccagtgtctcgcctcctgggtcagctcctgagtcacgcctcctgggtcagctccagtgtctcgcctcctgggtcagctccagtgtctcgcctcctgggtcagctccagtgtctcgcctcctgggtcagctcctgagtcacgcctcctgggtcagctccagtgtctcgcctcctgggtcagctccagtgtctcgcctcctgggtcagctccagtgtctcgcctcctgggtcagctcctgagtcacgcctcctgggtcagctccagtgtctcgcctcctgggtcagctccagtgtctcgcctcctgggtcagctccagtgtctcgcctcctgggtcagctcctgagtcacgcctcctgggtcagctccagtgtctcgcctcctgggtcagctccagtgtctcgcctcctgggtcagctccagtgtctcgcctcctgggtcagctcctgagtcacgcctcctgggtcagctccagtgtctcgcctcctgggtcagctccagtgtctcgcctcctgggtcagctccagtgtctcgcctcctgggtcagctcctgagtcacgcctcctgggtcagctccagtgtctcgcctcctgggtcagctcctgagtcacgcctcctgggtcagctccagtgtctcgcctcctgggtcagctccagtgtctcgcctcctgggtcagctccagtgtctcgcctcctgggtcagctcctgagtcacgcctcctgggtcagctccagtgtctcgcctcctgggtcagctccagtgtctcgcctcctgggtcagctccagtgtctcgcctcctgggtcagctcctgagtcacgcctcctgggtcagctccagtgtctcgcctcctgggtcagctccagtgtctcgcctcctgggtcagctccagtgtctcgcctcctgggtcagctcctgagtcacgcctcctgggtcagctccagtgtctcgcctcctgggtcagctccagtgtctcgcctcctgggtcagctccagtgtctcgcctgatggatcagctcctgagtcacgcctcctgggtcagctccagggtCTCgactcctgggtcagctccggtgtctcgcctcctgggtcagctccagtgtctcgcctcctgggtcagctcctgagtcacgcctcctgggtcagctccagtgtctcgcctcctgggtcagctccagtgtctcgcctcctgggtcagctccagtgtctcgcctcctgggtcagctcctgagtcacgcctcctgggtcagctccagtgtctcgcctcctgggtcagctccagtgtctcgcctcctgggtcagctccagtgtctcgcctgatggatcagctcctgagtcacgcctcctgggtcagctccagggtCTCgactcctgggtcagctccggtgtctcgcctcctgggtcagctccagtgtctcgcctcctgggtcagctcctgagtcacgcctcctgggtcagctccagtgtctcgcctcctgggtcagctccagtgtctcgcctcctgggtcagctccagtgtctcgcctcctgggtcagctcctgagtcacgcctcctgggtcagctccagtgtctcgcctcctgggtcagctccagtgtctcgcctcctgggtcagctccagtgtctcgcctcctgggtcagctcctgagtcacgcctcctgggtcagctccagtgtctcgcctcctgggtcagctccagtgtctcgcctcctgggtcagctccagtgtctcgcctcctgggtcagctcctgagtcacgcctcctgggtcagctccagtgtctcgcctcctgggtcagctccagtgtctcgcctcctgggtcagctccagtgtctcgcctcctgggtcagctcctgagtcacgcctcctgggtcagctccagtgtctcgcctcctgggtcagctccagtgtctcgcctcctgggtcagctccagtgtctcgcctcctgggtcagctcctgagtcacgcctcctgggtcagctccagtgtctcgcctcctgggtcagctccagtgtctcgcctcctgggtcagctccagtgtctcgcctcctgggtcagctcctgagtcacgcctcctgggtcagctccagtgtctcgcctcctgggtcagctccagtgtctcgcctcctgggtcagctccagtgtctcgcctcctgggtcagctcctgagtcacgcctcctgggtcagctccagtgtctcgcctcctgggtcagctccagtgtctcgcctcctgggtcagctccagtgtctcgcctcctgggtcagctcctgagtcacgcctcctgggtcagctccagtgtctcgcctcctgggtcagctccagtgtctcgcctcctgggtcagctccagtgtctcgcctcctgggtcagctcctgagtcacgcctcctgggtcagctccagtgtctcgcctcctgggtcagctccagtgtctcgcctcctgggtcagctccagtgtctcgcctcctgggtcagctcctgagtcacgcctcctgggtcagctccagtgtctcgcctcctgggtcagctccagtgtctcgcctcctgggtcagctccagtgtctcgcctcctgggtcagctcctgagtcacgcctcctgggtcagctccagtgtctcgcctcctgggtcagctccagtgtctcgcctcctgggtcagctccagtgtctcgcctcctgggtcagctcctgagtcacgcctcctgggtcagctccagtgtctcgcctcctgggtcagctccagtgtctcgcctcctgggtcagctccagtgtctcgcctcctgggtcagctcctgagtcacgcctcctgggtcagctccagtgtctcgcctcctgggtcagctccagtgtctcgcctcctgggtcag
It encodes:
- the LOC138956685 gene encoding uncharacterized protein, which translates into the protein PESRLLGQLLSLTSWVTSCVPPPESPPASQLMCLSSSPGSAPASQLLSQLQRLESWVSSSVSPPESAPASLIMGQLLRPCSGSAPASLLQGQLQRLASWLLRFSPFLSSWVSSFLNSKVSSCISAPGSAPASLLLGQLLCLSSWVSSSIPAPGSAPASQPLGQLQCPASWASSSVWPPGSAPASRLLGQLQRLASWLLSQLLGQLLSQLLGKLLHLSSWVSSCVSAPGSAPASLLLGQLQRLPSSVTPPGSAPVSRLLGQLLSHASWLLSQLLGQLLSQLLGKLLLLSSWVSSCVSAPGSAPGSRLLGQLQCLASSVSPPGSAPVSRLLAPVSRLLGQLQCLASWVSSVSRLLGISSTGVASGSAPSKLAPGSAPEVMSAQVCQLSCVSLSVVLLLCLASWVSSCLSLLGQLQCLASW